A genomic region of Fusarium falciforme chromosome 4, complete sequence contains the following coding sequences:
- a CDS encoding DUF4045 domain-containing protein, whose product MSDEVSQFLEQVERLRGQQIEEDEVRARELEEYLAAKRERQARREERARSISPQKSSPANTPSPRSSRRSIHLSEALKLESPVVPKDEGSPQTPEPEAKLETPMVPPDSSPTKENETPLDVDTKSPTTAATPPARSSTLSWQRRPSSRSGAARPLSMLATQNATQRSLAGSQDAAPAPASATEQAFSKDQIAQALGSKDPSWFRQTADRGASSAAYRKNQVEDEDRLDMASVKAQLPGMTSDQPKPSPPVEETPSPTKMRLASPPTLNPPGFDGPGDDKPLVDRFARTPSGRTSPIRSNSRSNSPTKGVGGFVQSAMMKRSDSVKRWSVTSPPGLARGDSIASSRSTGLPGTGRPQSMVRPGSTTPSSSRPTSRNGESEIETTPKAPTIDSALESKTPKAGEERIHVPTSPSKTMDPRRWSPTKSSWLESALNKPESPKPQHRSNTSQPAWMAELNKNKAEKANNPAEGTRPRPGSISHKHQVSIGGLMRSTPVGSVARPNTPGLGGIYSPPPGGNRPPFGHGASKSISKIAPKLEPAGAEEKAVEPTPEPVPEPEHEPVPDPELTAEEKQKLHEPEHEEVTSPSETKPPAPMPKPKPETPPKKDFRGSLRHRPTGSEAPKTNEPEFKNVFGNLRRTKTQNYVAPDELKNNILRGKAALNQTGGPQKTERVDEFKEAILKKKDDFKKAQAEGKGITRSNTMTAEQPLPEGLARRAELANKRKSVMDLKSAAAPGRPESPKPVPGPKRMQSTPSLSPKPTVSPKPSPKPAAVPFSAEHSNEGLKRVSTESSAKPEEPRALPILQKETSAPSILQGRVGGVGGKLAGRFSPALAGMLARGPPPMATNGGASEESGSKGASASTTEPSAPGPQLTHMTKGRARGPRRKAPTTAAPAAAPATESKSVPKESPKPIEAPVEPVKEAPVKETPAPAPVEKTEESVSGPFSIRQQVAAKAALRGRPTPGAKPQEKEPAKGFQSLEERAPAFLRKQTSPTEPASGDFPSPLRIQKTGDAASQPNSPKKLDTKRMSRFFDEAGSNGAKLESAKEPVRLTHQRTGSRSPVKMFQRPLPEPEPLSLTKVDSDPVVSVKNARAMFGGAAQSPPPPSKPSFDGAEPEVTKTPTRTPRALPEVERSSPLQINKTPSRVANRPLPTPPAKEPQTPKAQQTTSAAASPKPKQGNDVASLLSDFFGPKQPRTEYKVDTASILMNRPPTGPAKIQSLSFQVFQISAEGRKSPVASHYERVLFEREMYIAPHSFTNEAGWKRLEIYFWVGDQVPEAAADDALLFVQKEAKALGGKLVKMQQGKETTEFLQALGGVVMVRRGSSNKYDSLAPNMLCGRQYQGQVSFDECDFTPASLCAGFSYLITNQGKAYLWKGRGCDVAELSAARLIGIELTLTGELIEVDDGEEPESFWALFEGGSKPHSADHWRLKPNYAKYCSRLFCSDADTRQQVFEISPFNQRDLSPEQIYVLDAFFEMYIIVGARAQSRYASFRNALDFAQEYAILASGMEDRPFVPISTVVLEGIPRDLKRVFRFWRDDLSPTATHSGNASAALGTPRRGRSLRVVSLTQALQALSE is encoded by the exons ATGTCCGACGAAGTCTCCCAGTTCCTCGAGCAGGTCGAACGCCTGCGAGGCCAGCAGATCGAAGAAGACGAGGTGCGAGCCCGTGAGCTCGAGGAATACCTGGCTGCCAAGCGAGAGAGGCAAGCCCGTCGTGAAG AACGTGCCAGATCCATCTCGCCGCAAAAGTCCTCACCCGCAAACACCCCGTCTCCACGCTCCAGCCGACGCAGCATACACCTTTCTGAGGCATTGAAGCTCGAGTCCCCTGTCGTTCCCAAGGACGAAGGCTCCCCTCAAACGCCAGAGCCCGAGGCCAAGCTCGAGACCCCCATGGTCCCCCCCGACTCCTCGCCCACCAAGGAGAACGAGACACCCCTCGACGTCGACACCAAGTCTCCTACAACAGCAGCGACACCACCCGCCCGTTCGTCTACGCTGTCGTGGCAGCGCCGGCCTAGCTCCCGCAGCGGCGCCGCCCGTCCCCTGAGCATGCTCGCGACCCAAAATGCGACCCAGCGGTCGCTGGCCGGGTCGCAGGATGCCGCACCTGCTCCCGCCTCTGCCACCGAGCAAGCCTTTTCCAAAGACCAGATCGCCCAGGCACTCGGCTCGAAAGATCCCTCGTGGTTCCGTCAGACGGCTGATCGGGGAGCAAGCTCTGCTGCTTACCGAAAGAACCAGGTTGAAGACGAGGATCGTCTAGATATGGCCTCCGTCAAGGCCCAGCTGCCAGGCATGACATCCGATCAACCCAAGCCTAGCCCGCCTGTCGAGGAGACCCCTTCTCCTACCAAGATGCGTTTGGCAAGCCCTCCGACTCTCAATCCTCCAGGCTTCGATGGCCCAGGTGACGACAAGCCATTGGTTGACCGCTTTGCGAGGACCCCTTCAGGCCGCACATCCCCTATCCGGTCTAACTCTCGGTCCAACTCGCCTACCAAGGGTGTAGGGGGCTTCGTACAGAgcgccatgatgaagaggtCCGACAGCGTCAAGCGATGGAGCGTAACGAGTCCCCCAGGCTTAGCCCGTGGTGACTCAATAGCCTCAAGTCGAAGCACTGGGCTGCCCGGAACTGGCCGACCTCAGAGCATGGTGCGCCCTGGATCTACTACGCCAAGCTCGAGCCGACCTACGTCACGAAATGGGGAGTCGGAGATCGAAACCACACCGAAAGCTCCCACAATCGACAGCGCCCTGGAATCCAAGACCCCTAAGGCTGGGGAAGAAAGGATCCACGTTCCAACGAGCCCATCCAAGACAATGGATCCTCGACGGTGGAGCCCGACCAAGTCTAGCTGGCTGGAGAGTGCTTTGAATAAGCCCGAGTCACCCAAGCCTCAGCACAGGTCAAACACGTCGCAGCCCGCGTGGATGGCGGAGTtgaacaagaacaaggccGAGAAAGCCAACAATCCTGCAGAAGGGACCCGTCCTCGGCCAGGATCCATCTCTCACAAGCATCAGGTTAGCATCGGTGGGCTTATGAGGTCTACGCCGGTGGGATCTGTTGCAAGGCCCAATACCCCTGGCCTGGGCGGTATCtactctcctcctcctggtggCAACCGACCTCCTTTCGGCCATGGCGCTAGCAAGAGCATCTCGAAGATTGCCCCTAAGCTTGAGCCAGCAGGTGCTGAAGAGAAGGCGGTAGAGCCTACCCCTGAGCCTGTTCCTGAGCCTGAGCATGAACCGGTGCCAGATCCTGAGCTCACAgcagaggagaagcagaagcttCACGAACCGGAGCATGAGGAGGTTACAAGTCCTAGCGAGACCAAGCCCCCTGCACCCATGCCAAAGCCGAAGCCTGAGACGCCGCCTAAGAAGGACTTTCGCGGCAGCTTGAGGCATCGACCAACTGGCTCCGAGGCGCCAAAGACAAACGAGCCCGAGTTCAAGAACGTGTTTGGCAACCTCCGCAGGACCAAGACTCAGAACTACGTAGCCCCGGATGAGCTCAAGAATAACATCTTGCGGGGCAAGGCCGCGCTCAACCAAACAGGTGGTCCCCAAAAGACGGAGAGGGTAGATGAATTCAAGGAAGCcatcttgaagaagaaggatgactTTAAGAAAGCTCAGGCAGAAGGCAAGGGCATCACCAGAAGCAACACCATGACTGCCGAGCAACCCCTGCCCGAGGGACTCGCACGACGAGCCGAGCTGGCCAACAAGAGAAAATCAGTCATGGATCTGAAGTCGGCTGCTGCGCCAGGTAGGCCAGAGTCGCCAAAGCCGGTTCCTGGTCCCAAGAGGATGCAAAGTACACCATCTCTCTCGCCGAAGCCCACTGTGTCGCCTAAGCCTTCACCAAAGCCCGCCGCCGTCCCGTTTTCTGCTGAGCACTCGAACGAAGGCCTCAAGCGGGTATCAACAGAATCCAGCGCAAAGCCAGAGGAGCCAAGAGCCTTGCCGATCTTGCAGAAGGAAACGAGTGCCCCCTCTATACTGCAGGGACGTGTAGGAGGTGTAGGAGGTAAGCTTGCTGGCCGGTTCAGCCCAGCTCTGGCTGGTATGCTTGCGCGAGGCCCCCCTCCCATGGCTACCAATGGGGGAGCCAGTGAAGAATCTGGCTCAAAGGGTGCTTCTGCATCAACCACAGAGCCATCTGCGCCTGGCCCACAGTTGACACATATGACAAAGGGTCGAGCGAGAGGACCTAGGAGAAAGGCGCCGACCACAGCCGCCCCTGCAGCTGCCCCAGCTACTGAGTCCAAGTCTGTGCCCAAGGAGAGCCCAAAGCCCATTGAGGCACCTGTCGAGCCTGTTAAGGAGGCCCCCGTGAAGGAAACCCCTGCTCCCGCCCCTGTGGAAAAGACTGAAGAATCAGTCTCTGGTCCCTTCTCTATCCGGCAGCAAGTCGCTGCCAAGGCGGCCCTCCGTGGTAGACCTACTCCTGGTGCTAAGCCTCAGGAGAAAGAACCTGCCAAGGGCTTCCAAAGCCTTGAGGAGCGAGCTCCCGCATTCCTCCGCAAGCAAACATCTCCCACTGAGCCTGCTTCTGGCGACTTCCCGTCTCCCCTTAGAATCCAGAAGACCGGTGATGCCGCTTCGCAGCCCAACTCgcccaagaagctcgacaCGAAGCGCATGTCGAGGTTCTTTGATGAAGCTGGATCCAACGGCGCAAAGCTGGAGTCTGCTAAGGAGCCTGTCAGGTTGACTCACCAGCGAACTGGCTCCAGGTCTCCTGTCAAGATGTTCCAGCGCCCTCTGCCGGAGCCCGAGCCGTTGTCGCTCACAAAGGTTGACAGCGACCCTGTCGTGTCGGTCAAGAACGCCAGAGCCATGTTTGGCGGTGCTGCTcagtcaccaccaccaccttcaaAGCCCTCTTTCGATGGGGCTGAGCCTGAGGTGACCAAGACACCAACAAGGACACCTCGTGCCCTTCCTGAGGTCGAACGTTCGTCTCCACTCCAAATCAACAAGACACCATCTCGAGTGGCTAACCGCCCTCTGCCAACTCCTCCAGCTAAGGAACCCCAGACTCCCAAGGCCCAGCAAACCACCTCGGCGGCCGCatcgcccaagcccaagcaagGCAACGATGTGGCAAGTCTGCTCAGCGACTTCTTCGGCCCAAAGCAGCCGAGGACCGAGTACAAGGTGGACACTGCATCGATTCTCATGAACCGCCCACCGACAGGGCCTGCTAAGATCCAGAGTCTGAGCTTCCAGGTGTTCCAGATCTCGGCTGAAGGCAGGAAGTCGCCGGTTGCTTCGCACTATGAGCGCGTGCTGTTTGAGCGAGAGATGTACATCGCCCCGCATAGCTTCACCAATGAGGCTGGCTGGAAGCGGCTGGAGATTTACTTCTGGGTTGGTGACCAAGTGCCCGAGGCTGCAGCTGACGATGCTCTCCTGTTTGTTCAgaaggaagccaaggcccTTGGTGGAAAGCTGGTCAAGATGCAGCAGGGCAAGGAGACGACCGAGTTCCTCCAGGCGCTCGGCGGTGTTGTCATGGTCCGACGAGGTTCGAGCAACAAGTACGACTCGCTGGCACCCAACATGCTGTGTGGCCGACAATACCAGGGTCAGGTCTCGTTTGACGAGTGCGACTTTACCCCAGCTAGCCTTTGCGCGGGATTCTCGTacctcatcaccaaccaGGGCAAGGCCTACCTCTGGAAGGGTCGCGGCTGTGATGTGGCCGAACTTAGCGCGGCACGACTCATTGGCATCGAGCTCACGCTGACTGGGGAGTTGATTGAGGTCGATGACGGTGAAGAGCCCGAGTCATTCTGGGCGCTATTCGAGGGAGGATCCAAGCCGCACTCGGCTGACCACTGGCGACTCAAGCCCAACTATGCCAAGTACTGCAGCAGACTCTTCTGCTCGGATGCAGATACACGGCAGCAG GTCTTTGAGATCTCGCCCTTCAACCAGCGTGACCTCTCCCCTGAGCAAATCTACGTCCTCGACGCCTTCTTTGAGATGTacatcatcgtcggcgccCGTGCCCAGTCCCGATATGCATCCTTCCGCAACGCTCTTGACTTTGCGCAAGAGTACGCCATTCTTGCCTCTGGCATGGAGGACCGCCCCTTTGTCCCCATCTCGACAGTTGTGCTCGAGGGCATTCCTCGGGACCTGAAGCGAGTCTTCCGCTTCTGGCGCGATGACCTTAGCCCTACGGCAACCCACAGCGGCAACGCATCAGCTGCTCTTGGCACACCGAGGCGCGGTCGGAGCTTGAGAGTGGTGTCGCTGACACAGGCGCTGCAGGCACTTAGCGAGTGA
- a CDS encoding ADP-ribosylation factor-like protein 2 — MLSILRKARLKDKEMRILMLGLDNAGKTTIVKKVMGEDVNTVSPTLGFIIKTIDYEGYKLNIWDVGGQKTLRSYWRNYFEKTDALIWVVDATDRLRIEDCRDELQGLLLEERLAGASLLVFANKTDVEGCMTEQEILSALQLESIRTHRWHILPCSAMTGSNLKEGLSWVVEDAKKRLFLY, encoded by the exons ATGTTGTCTATTCTGCGGAAAGCTCGCCTCAAGGATAAGGAGATGCGGATCCTGATGCT AGGACTAGACAATGCGGGAAAAACAACTATCGTTAAGAAGGTTATGGGAGAGGACGTCAATACGGTGAGCCCGACGTTGGGCTTCATTATCAAGACGATCGATTATGAGGG GTATAAGCTCAACATCT GGGATGTTGGTGGTCAGAAGACACTCCGGTCATACTGGAGGAATTATTTTGAGAAGACAGATGCTCTGATCTGGGTTGTGGACGCAACGGATCGGTTGCGTATCGAGGACTGCAGAGACGAGCTGCAGGGGCTTCTCTTGGAAGAG CGTCTTGCAGGAGCAAGCCTCCTCGTGTTTGCAAACAAGACGGACGTTGAGGGATGCATGACGGAACAGGAGATCCTCTCG GCACTTCAATTGGAGTCGATAAGGACTCATCGCTGGCACATCCTACCATGCAGCGCCATGACTGGTAGCAACCTAAAGGAGGGATTATCATGGGTTGTggaggatgccaagaagcGCCTTTTCCTATACTAA
- a CDS encoding Protein kinase domain-containing protein, whose product MSTPTTASVGTLPQFHHPHYPGSYTHSHTHHQGYQANPSASYRSVATSQTILPPPVSSVASPSHNTAAILPPPYQHSPLAYSSSGSNTLSLAHSSVSRAVPAAHEPSPRHDANYSTATMPEAAPAARAEQPSRKRRRSREPDWNNFYKNGLPKEIIVIDDTPEPEANTGRKITNGTATGPTDSTSGRQVAKKRRRDDEPGTIQGAGYHIKYLGSQNNTPLQTSTPTGSSISSSDRTNSALNTAPTSLSSNGQYDDVQVPLKRKRTRQQVANEAKRRDIDGLGDPFFTYKPPPYPPKKAGEVNVQVIHDRQYNKNVKVDDDDGHYIVVPDAELTDKYKIVRLLGQGTFGKVVEARDRRRNKAVAVKIIRSVQKYRDASRIELRVLATLKANDEENRNRCIHLRDCFDYRGHICIVMDLLDQSVFDFLKGNAFVPFPNSQIQSFARQLFTSVAFLHDLNLIHTDLKPENILLCNHSYQTFTYNRKIPSSSTTINRQATQRRVLLDTEIRLIDFGSATFQDEYHSSVVSTRHYRAPEIILGLGWSYPCDIWSIGCILVEFFTGDALFQTHDNLEHLAMMEAVVGHRIDSHLVQAVNKMSTRSGGNAASKYFKRLKLDYPTPDTTRGSRRFVKAMKHLTDIIPSNNAFLKNFVDLLKKIFVYDPAQRITAKQALNHPWLKEMAQPDDGTEAAKIRLERIRMEQQGARHQYV is encoded by the exons ATGTCAACTCCGACGACTGCTTCCGTTGGAACTCTGCCGCAATTCCACCATCCTCACTATCCTGGCTCGTACACCCATTCACACACGCATCACCAAGGATACCAGGCAAACCCCAGCGCCAGCTATCGTTCTGTTGCTACGAGCCAGACTATTCTCCCTCCTCCGGTTTCGTCGGTCGCCTCGCCCTCTCATAACACTGCGGCCATACTCCCGCCGCCCTATCAGCACTCGCCTCTCGCGTACTCGTCATCCGGATCGAATACTCTGAGCCTTGCTCACTCCTCGGTTTCTCGTGCTGTTCCCGCGGCCCACgagccttctcctcgtcacGACGCGAACTATTCTACCGCAACCATGCCTGAGGCCGCTCCTGCCGCTCGCGCGGAGCAGCCCTCCAGGAAGCGTCGTCGCTCTCGTGAGCCCGATTGGAACAACTTTTACAAAAATGGCCTCCCCAAGGAGATCATTGTAATTGACGACACTCCCGAGCCCGAGGCCAATACGGGTAGAAAAATCACGAATGGCACTGCCACCGGCCCTACCGACAGCACTTCGGGCCGTCAGgtggccaagaagaggagaCGTGACGATGAGCCTGGCACCATCCAGGGCGCGGGTTACCACATTAAGTATCTGGGATCACAAAACAACACTCCGCTGCAGACATCAACGCCCACTGGCTCGTCCATCTCCAGCAGTGACCGCACCAATTCTGCTCTCAACACTGCACCTACTTCGCTTTCCTCCAACGGCCAGTACGACGATGTCCAGGTTCCACTCAAGCGGAAGCGGACTCGACAGCAGGTGGCCAACGAAGCCAAGCGTCGCGATATCGACGGCCTGGGTGATCCCTTTTTCACCTACAAGCCTCCCCCCTACCCACCTAAGAAGGCTGGCGAGGTCAACGTTCAGGTTATCCATGAC CGACAATACAACAAGAACGTCAaggtcgatgatgacgatggccaCTACATTGTTGTGCCGGATGCTGAACTGACAGACAAGT ACAAAATCGTCCGTCTCCTGGGCCAAGGCACTTTTGGCAAGGTTGTCGAGGCTCGCGACCGAAGACGCAACAAGGCTGTTGCCGTCAAGATTATCCGATCAGTTCAGAAGTACCGGGATGCGTCTAGGATTGAACTCCGTGTCCTGGCCActctcaaggccaacgaTGAGGAGAACCGGAATCGATGCATCCATCTTCGGGATTGCTTCGACTACCGCGGCCACATCTGCATCGTCATGGACTTGCTCGATCAGAGCGTGTTTGATTTCCTCAAGGGCAACGCTTTCGTTCCTTTCCCTAACAGCCAAATTCAGAGCTTTGCCCGACAACTCTTTACGAGTGTTGCTT TCCTACACGACCTCAACCTGATTCACACCGATCTCAAGCCCGAGAACATCTTGCTCTGCAACCATTCATACCAGACCTTCACCTACAACCGCAAGATCCCTTCGTCTTCCACGACCATCAACAGACAGGCTACTCAACGCCGTGTTCTGTTGGACACTGAGATTCGGTTGATCGACTTTGGCTCCGCGACTTTCCAGGATGAATATCATTCGTCAGTTGTCTCGACTCGCCACTACAGAGCCCCAGAGATCATTCTGGGTCTCGGATGGTCGTATCCCTGCGATATTTGGAGTATCGGATGCATCCTCGTCGAGTTCTTCACTGGCGATGCTCTGTTCCAGACCCACGACAACCTCGAGCAtctggccatgatggaggcaGTGGTGGGACACCGCATCGACAGCCACCTGGTCCAGGCTGTCAACAAGATGTCCACACGGAGTGGAGGAAATGCCGCTTCCAA GTACTTCAAGCGGCTTAAGCTTGATTATCCCACCCCCGACACGACCCGCGGCTCCCGGCGCttcgtcaaggccatgaagcACCTCACG GACATCATCCCTAGCAACAACGCATTCCTCAAGAACTTTGTCGATCTGCTCAAGAAGATCTTCGTCTACGACCCTGCCCAACGTATCACTGCAAAGCAGGCCCTGAACCACCCCTGGCTCAAAGAGATGGCTCAGCCTGACGACGGCACCGAGGCGGCTAAGATCCGCCTGGAGCGGATACGAATGGAGCAGCAGGGTGCAAGACATCAATATGTCTGA